From the Companilactobacillus ginsenosidimutans genome, the window TGTCTTTTCCGAAGATGAATTAGCCGATTGGAGTAATCGAATCGAGAAAAATGTCGGTGAAGAAGTTGATTACAACGTCGAATTAAAAATTGACGGCCTAGCCATTTCGTTAGTATATGAAAATGGAATTTTAGTTCAAGGATCAACACGTGGAAATGGAACAATCGGTGAAAACGTAACTGAGAACCTTAAAACCATCGAATCTATTCCACAAAAATTACCACGTCCGTTAAGCTTTGAGGTCCGTGGCGAATGCTTCATGGATAAACATGAATTTTTACGTTTGAACAACGAGCGTGAAGCTAATGGTGAACAAGTATTTGCAAATCCAAGAAACGCTGCCGCCGGAAGTTTGCGTCAGTTGAATCCAGAAGTTACTGCCCACAGAAAGCTTGATACATTCATGTACACTATCGTTACTTTTGATGATTTGAATGTTGAGACCCAGCATGAGGCTCTGCAAACAATGGAAGAACTTGGATTCCACGTTAATCCAACTGCTAAAGTTACAACCGGACTTGCTGGTGTAAAAGATTACATTGAACATTACGGAGAATTGCGTGATGGACTAGATTATGGAATTGATGGAGTTGTTTTGAAAGTTAATGATTTAGCAACTCAAAGAAGTTTAGGAAATACCGTTAAAGTTCCTCGTTGGGAAATCGCCTATAAGTTCCCACCTGAACAAGCTGAAACTATTGTTCGTGATATTGAATGGACAATTGGTAGAACAGGAGTTTTAACTCCAACTGCTGTGATGGATCCAGTAAGTTTAGCTGGAACAACAGTAGCTCGTGCTACACTACATAACATTGATATGATTAAATCAAAAGATATTCGAGTTGGAGATACTGTTTTGCTGCACAAAGCAGGGGATATTATTCCTGAAGTTTCTCAAGTAGTTTTGAAGAAACGTCCTGCTGATTCTGTACCAGCTGAAATTCCAACCCACTGTCCATATTGTGATTCAGAACTTATTAGACTTGAAGACGAAGTGGCACTTCGTTGTATCAATCCCAAGTGTCCCGCTCAAGTTAAAGAACAACTAACTCATTTTGCCTCAAGAAATGCGATGAATATCGATGGCTTAGGACCAAAGATTATCGAGCAATTGTATACGAAAAAATTGATCGAAGATGTTGCTGATTTATTCAAGTTAACAGCTGATGATCTTTCTGAATTAGATGGTTTCAAAGACAAATCGATTAATAATCTATTAACAGCAATTGATAACTCAAAAGCTAATTCAGTTGAGAGATTATTATTTGGTCTCGGAATTAGACACGTCGGTGCTAAGGCTGCCAGAATCCTCAGTGAAAATTTTGGTGACTTAGACAGTTTGATGTCTGCTTCGAAAGAAGAAATTCTTGAAGTGAACACAATGGGAGAAATAATTGCCGATAGTATTATTACTTATTTTGATAATAATGATGTTCAAAAGTTAATTAATGAATTAAAATCAGTAGGAGTTAACACGAAATTTATTGGTAGTTCCAATAATAATGAAACAAATGAACACTTTACTGATAAAATAATTGTTATAACTGGTACTCTGACGAAATACAAACGTTCAGAATTAACTAGTCTCTTGGAAGATATGGGGTCAAAAGTAACTGGCTCTGTAACTAAAAAGACTGATATTTTAATTGCCGGTGAAAAAGCTGGTAGTAAACTGACAAAGGCTCAACAGTTAGGTACTGAAATAATTGATGAAAACACCTTGTCAGATTTTCTGAATGATACAGAGGAATAAAGGAGAGAACTTTTGAAAAAATTCATAAAAACCACTGCTTTGCTGATGGCATCTATGGTTTTGCTATCTGCGTGTGGGAATTTACAAAACTCTAGTTTATCTTCTGGTGGAAGTGATAGTGGAAAGACTTCTATCCAGACGACTAATTCAAGTGATTCCGGAACTTATGATGTTTTAATGAGTAATGGGAAATACAAAACTAGTCCAATCAGTGGTTTGACTGCTGCGGACAATTCAAATCAATTCAACACTCGTAGTTTTGAGAGTGGCCTTATGAAATTGTCACAAGATCAATATGCAACGAACAACTATGTTTTCCAAGAAGGACAAGTTCTTTCTGCAAGTGTAGTTAATAAGTGGCTTGATCGTAAATCCAAGAAGAACCCAACTGGATTGAATCCGGCTTCAAATGGTTCGACTGATGAAAACAAACGTGCTCCAATGTATTTCCAACAAATGCTTGAAGAAGATTATCTTCAAAAGCAAGATGGTAAATACAAGTTGGCAGGGATGTCAATTGGTATTGCCATGAACGAAGTTGACTACTATCAAAAGAAGCAATACGGTCCAACTTTCCAAACTAAGATTTCTAGAGCTGAACAAAAGGCGCAAGGCGAAAAGGTTGCTGCACAAGTAGTTAAGAGATTGCGTCAAGACAAGAAGGTTGGTAAAGACATGCCAATTACAGTTGGCTTGTACTCAGTCGCAACCCAAGATACTTTGATTGGTGGTAACTACTTTGCTTATTCAGTAAGTAAGAGTGGAGCACTTGGTAATTGGAAGTCATTGGATTACAAGAGTCAAATGCTACCAACAGTTAACAATGAAAAACCAATTAGTAGTAGTGACAATGATGCCTTTTCAAACTTTAAATCACATATCCAAGATTATTTCCCTAATTTGTCTGGTGTAACAGCTCAAGCACATTATGATGGAAAGAGTTTGAAGTCCTTAGATGTCACAATCAATACTCAATTTGATGGTCTTGCTCAAGTTTCGAGTTTTACGCAATTTGTCCAAGATAGTGCTGGTAAGTACTTGCCATCAGGTGCTGATCTTGATATTTCTATTCAAACAGTTGATAATCAACAATCTGTGATTACACGTACTAACGGTAAATTTAATTCTCACGTATACAATGCAGACTAAACAAAGGAGAAACAAATGATTTCAAAAGACGAGATTTTACACGTTGCTGAACTAGCAAATCTAAAGTTTAAAGATGATGAAGTTGATAGCTTCGTTGATCAATTAGATAAAATTGTAAGTATGGCAAGTAACCTTTCAACAGTTGACACTGATGGAATTGAACCAACTTATCACATGGGTGACACAAGTACTGTTTTCCGTGCTGATGAGGGTGTACATACTCAAACTAGAGAGCAAATGCTAGAAAATGTTCCCGAAGTTCAGGATAACTTGATTAAAGTTCCAACAATTGTTGACAAGGAGGACGATGAATAGTGGATTACTTCAACGAAACAATCGATTCATTGCACACAAAACTAGTTAACAAGGACATTACTGCCGAAGAGTTAACTAAGGATACTTTGCAAAAGATTCATGATAAAGAAACTAACTTAAATGCATATGTAACTGTTAATGATGATGCAGTTAAAGACGCTGCTAAAGTTGACGCTGACGGTATTAAAGGTAACTTGTCAGGAATTCCAATCGCTATTAAAGATAATATTTTGACAGAAGGTCTTTTGACCACTGCTTCAAGTAAAATTTTGTCTAACTTCATGCCTGTATACAATGCCACAGTTACTGAAAAGCTTAATGCTGCTGGTGCTATTAATGTTGGTAAAACAAACTTGGATGAATTTGCCATGGGGTCATCAACAGAAACTTCATACTATGGAACTTCTCACAATGCTTGGGATTACACTAAAGTTCCTGGTGGTTCTTCAGGTGGATCTGCAGCTGCAGTTGCTTCAGGTGACGCCATTGCTGCTTTAGGTACAGATACTGGTGGTTCAATCCGTCAACCTGCATCATTTAATGGGATTTTCGGAATCAAACCTACTTATGGTCGTGTTTCTCGTTGGGGAGTTATTGCTTTCGCATCAAGTCTTGACCAAGTTGGTGTTATGTCAAAACGTGTTGAAGATTCTGCTGAGGTTCTTTCAACAATTTCTGGACATGATGTTCATGATTCAACTTCATCTGAAAAAGAAGTTCCTGATTATCGTGCTAACTTGAACAAAGATATGCACGGAGTAAAAATTGCTGTTCCAAAGGAATTCTGGGATGAAGGTACTGATCCTAAAGTTCTTGAACAAATCGATGCTGCATTAGATGTATATAAAAAGTTGGGTGCAACTGTTGAACAAGTTAGTTTACCAACTTTGAAGCATGCGGTTGAAGTTTACTATGTAATTGCATCTTCAGAAGCATCATCAAACTTACAAAGATATGATGGTGTTCGTTATGGATTCCGTGCCAAAGATGTTAAGAACATCAAAGAATTATTCGTTAACTCACGTTCCGAAGGATTCGGTGATGAAGTTAAACGTCGTATCATGCTTGGAACATTTGCTTTATCAGCTGGTGCATATGATGCCTACTTCAAGAAGGCAGCTGAAGTTAGAACAATCTTTATCAATGAATTGTCTGATGTCTTAAGCAAATATAACTTGATTGCAGGACCTGTAACTACAACAACAGCCTTTGGAATCAATGAAAAAATTGATGATCCGGTTGCTATGTACATGAATGATATTTTGACTATTCCTGCTAACCTTGCTGGATTACCTGCAGCTTCAGTTCCTGCTGGACTTGCTGACGGCATGCCAGTTGGTTTGCAATTGATGGCAAATAAATTTGATGAACAATCAATCTTTAATGCCGCATATGCATTACAAGAAGAAAATAAATTTTATGAACAAATTCCAACAGCATTGAAGGGGGAAGACTAATGAATTTTGAAACTACTATCGGTCTAGAAGTCCACGTTGAATTAAAGACTAAATCAAAAATGTTTAGTCCTTCACCAGTAGCATATGGTGCTGAACCTAACAGTAATACTAATGTTATCGACTTTGGTTTTCCTGGTGTACTTCCATCAGTAAATAAAGGTGGATATCGTCTTGGTGTTATGGTTGCTCTTGCATTGAACGCAAGCATTGAACAACACACACACTTTGATCGTAAAAACTACTTCTACCCAGATAACCCAAAGGCTTACCAACTTACACAACACGAACGTCCACTTGGACATGATGGTTGGATTGAAGTTGAAGTCGGTGGCAAGAAGAAGAAAATCGGTGTTGAAGAACTTCACGTTGAAGAAGATGCCGGTAAGAATACTCACGTTGGCGGAAACTCATTCGTTGATTTAAACCGTCAAGGTACACCACTTATTGAAATTGTTTCTAAGGCTGATATGCATTCTCCAGAAGAAGCATATGCATACCTAGAAAAATTACGTCAAATTGTCCAATTTACTGGTGCATCTGACGTTAAGATGGAAGAAGGTTCAATGCGTGTTGATACAAATATTTCAATCACACCAGTTGGATCTGATAAGTTAGGTACAAAAGTCGAATTGAAGAACTTGAACTCGTTTAACTATGTTAAACTTGGTCTTGCTTATGAAGAAAAACGTCAAGCTGCTATTTTGAAGAATGGTGGAACAATTGGTCAAGAAACTCGTCGTTTTGATGAAAAGACTGGCGAAACTTTCTTAATGCGTGTTAAATCCGGTGCTGATGACTACCGTTATTTCCCAGAACCAGATCTACCTGCATTCAATATTGATCCTTCATGGATTAAAGAGATTCAAGATTCATTACCTGAACCTGCTGAAAAACGTCGTGCTAGATATATTAATGAATTAGGAATTCCTGAATATGATGCTGGTGTTTTGACAGATACAAAGGAAATGTCTGACTTCTTTGATGAAACTGTTAAGTATGACGCTAATCCAAAATTAGTTTCCAACTGGTTGATGGGTGAAGTTAATGCTTACTTGAATGAAAAGAAAGTTGGCTTGTTAGAAACAAGTTTGACACCTGAGCATTTGGCTAAGATGATCAACTTGATTTCTGATGGAACAATCTCATCTAAGATTGCCAAAAAAGTTTTCCAAGAAACTATTAGTAACGGTACAGAGCCTGAAGGCTGGGTTAAAGAGAAGGGACTCGTTCAAGAGTCTGATCCAGCTGTATTGACTCCAATGATCGTAGAAATTTTGGATAATAACCAACAATCAATTGATGACTTTAAGAATGGTAAAGATCGTGCTGTCGGTTTCTTAATTGGACAAATTATGAAGCAAACACATGGACAAGCTAACCCTAAAGTTGTTAATAAAATATTGATGCAAGAACTAAATAGCCGTTAATGAGGTGTACGTATGCGTGCTAGATTGATTTACAATCCCACATCTGGTCATGAATCATTGCCAAATAATGTGGGTGACATTTTAAATGTGCTGGAGCAAGCTGGTTATGAGGCAAGTGCCTATAGAACCACTGCTAAAAAAAGATCAGCACTAAAAGAGGCAAGACGAGTAGCTCAAGAGGGATTTGACTTAGTCGTTGCTGCCGGTGGTGATGGAACTATTAACGAAGTTGTTAATGGTATTGCAGATTTGGACAAGCGTCCAGAAATGGCCATCATTCCTGCAGGAACAACAAATGATTATGCTCGTGCATTAAAGATTCCACGTGATGATGTGGTTGAAGCTGCTAAAGTCGTTTTGAAAAAACAAAAGCTTGATGTGGATATTGGTCAAGCCGGAGATAATTATTTTATTAATATTGCCGGTGGTGGCTCAATGACTGAACTTACTTATGAAGTTCCTTCAGCATACAAGTCTATTTTGGGATACCTTGCTTATCTAGTTAAGGGTGCTGAAATGTTGCCTCGGATTAGCCCAATCGACATGCATATTGAATATGATGATGGCGTTTTTGACGGTAAAGCTACCATGTTCCTAATTGGTTTAACCAACTCAATTGGTGGAATGGAACAAATTGCTCCAAACTCAGTAATTGGTGATGGAACATTCTCGTTGATTATCGTTAAGGAAACTAACTTACGAGATTTAGTTCATTTAATTACCTTAGTGTTAAACGGTGGACGTCATGTGGACAATCCTAAAATCATTTATACTAAGACAAAAGAAATTACTGTTAAAGCTAATGATGACAACCGTATCATGATTAATTTAGATGGTGAATACGGTGGGGATGCACCGATGGTGTTCAAGAATTTGCATAATCATGTTAGAATGTATGCGAATGTCGATTCTATTCCACTCAAGTCACTTGATAGTACTCAAGAAGAAAAAGACGTCGGTGAAAAAATAATAGAAGAAGAAAAGAAACTAGATTAACAGTCCGATGGACTGTTTTTTCTATGTTAGAGGAGAATTTATGGACAAACCTAATATCAAAAAAAATGATAAGTTAGAATTAACAATCAGCGACCTTTCATATGAAGGAAAGGGTGTTGCAAAGGTTGATGACTTCACACTTTTCGTTGATAACGCTTTGCCAGATGAAACTGTCAACGCTGTGGTTACTAAAGTTGGAAAGAGTTATGGTTTCGCCAAAGCTCTAGACATCATCAAGAAATCACCTTACCGTGTTGAAGACATCGATAATGTTTATGTTAGAACAGGTATCGCACCATTAAGTCACTTGGCTTATTCACAACAATTACTTTTCAAACAAAACCAAATTGCTACTGGTTTTTCAAAAGCTCATTTGGATGTAAAAGTTAACGAAACACTCGGTATGGAAGATCCATTCCACTATCGAAACAAGGCTCAAGTTCCGGTTCGCCAAATTGACGGCAAACTTACAACCGGATTTTATCGTCGTCACTCACACGAGTTGATTCCGATGGAAGATTTCTTGATTCAAGATCCTAAGATTGATGCTGAGATTTTGCGTGTACGTGATATTTTATGTAAGTACAAAGTTAAGGGCTATGATGAAGAAAATCATAAGGGCCAAATCAGAACTATCATGGTTAGACGTGCTTATTACACCGGTGAAATCATGATTGTCTTGGTATCTCGTGTCCGTGACATTTCTCATTACAAAGACATCACTAGAGAAATTTTGGCAAATCCTGACGTTAAATCAGTTTTCTTAAACATTAATGAAAAACAGACTAATGTTATCTTGGGTAAACAAATGATGTTACTAGGTGGTTCAAAGTATATCGATGATACACTTCTTGGACATACATACAGGATTTCACCACGTTCGTTCTACCAAGTTAACCCAACTCAAACTCAAAGATTGTATCAATTAGCAATCGATAAGGCTGATTTGAAGGGTAACGAGACCGTTGTTGATGCTTATTCAGGTATTGGAACAATTGGACTTTCATTGGCAGATAAAGCTAAAAAAGTTACTGGTATTGAAGTTATTGAGGATGCAGTTAAAGATGCTCAACAAAACGCTGAGATCAATGGCATTAAAAACACAGACTTCATCGTTGGTAAAACTGAATTTGTCTTGAATGATTGGGCAAAAGATAAACGCAAAGTTGATGTGTTGATGGTCGATCCTCCTCGTAAAGGATTGGCAGCATCATTGATCGATAGTATTAATAACATCAAACCAAGACGTATCGTCTACATCAGTTGTAAT encodes:
- the ligA gene encoding NAD-dependent DNA ligase LigA → MADENITKQAANDELAQLRETLNEYRDAYYTKDAPLVEDSEYDKQYNRLLDLEQQFPDLVTADSPSQLVGDSVNPEFNKVTHEIPMLSMGDVFSEDELADWSNRIEKNVGEEVDYNVELKIDGLAISLVYENGILVQGSTRGNGTIGENVTENLKTIESIPQKLPRPLSFEVRGECFMDKHEFLRLNNEREANGEQVFANPRNAAAGSLRQLNPEVTAHRKLDTFMYTIVTFDDLNVETQHEALQTMEELGFHVNPTAKVTTGLAGVKDYIEHYGELRDGLDYGIDGVVLKVNDLATQRSLGNTVKVPRWEIAYKFPPEQAETIVRDIEWTIGRTGVLTPTAVMDPVSLAGTTVARATLHNIDMIKSKDIRVGDTVLLHKAGDIIPEVSQVVLKKRPADSVPAEIPTHCPYCDSELIRLEDEVALRCINPKCPAQVKEQLTHFASRNAMNIDGLGPKIIEQLYTKKLIEDVADLFKLTADDLSELDGFKDKSINNLLTAIDNSKANSVERLLFGLGIRHVGAKAARILSENFGDLDSLMSASKEEILEVNTMGEIIADSIITYFDNNDVQKLINELKSVGVNTKFIGSSNNNETNEHFTDKIIVITGTLTKYKRSELTSLLEDMGSKVTGSVTKKTDILIAGEKAGSKLTKAQQLGTEIIDENTLSDFLNDTEE
- a CDS encoding CamS family sex pheromone protein; amino-acid sequence: MKKFIKTTALLMASMVLLSACGNLQNSSLSSGGSDSGKTSIQTTNSSDSGTYDVLMSNGKYKTSPISGLTAADNSNQFNTRSFESGLMKLSQDQYATNNYVFQEGQVLSASVVNKWLDRKSKKNPTGLNPASNGSTDENKRAPMYFQQMLEEDYLQKQDGKYKLAGMSIGIAMNEVDYYQKKQYGPTFQTKISRAEQKAQGEKVAAQVVKRLRQDKKVGKDMPITVGLYSVATQDTLIGGNYFAYSVSKSGALGNWKSLDYKSQMLPTVNNEKPISSSDNDAFSNFKSHIQDYFPNLSGVTAQAHYDGKSLKSLDVTINTQFDGLAQVSSFTQFVQDSAGKYLPSGADLDISIQTVDNQQSVITRTNGKFNSHVYNAD
- the gatC gene encoding Asp-tRNA(Asn)/Glu-tRNA(Gln) amidotransferase subunit GatC — translated: MISKDEILHVAELANLKFKDDEVDSFVDQLDKIVSMASNLSTVDTDGIEPTYHMGDTSTVFRADEGVHTQTREQMLENVPEVQDNLIKVPTIVDKEDDE
- the gatA gene encoding Asp-tRNA(Asn)/Glu-tRNA(Gln) amidotransferase subunit GatA — its product is MDYFNETIDSLHTKLVNKDITAEELTKDTLQKIHDKETNLNAYVTVNDDAVKDAAKVDADGIKGNLSGIPIAIKDNILTEGLLTTASSKILSNFMPVYNATVTEKLNAAGAINVGKTNLDEFAMGSSTETSYYGTSHNAWDYTKVPGGSSGGSAAAVASGDAIAALGTDTGGSIRQPASFNGIFGIKPTYGRVSRWGVIAFASSLDQVGVMSKRVEDSAEVLSTISGHDVHDSTSSEKEVPDYRANLNKDMHGVKIAVPKEFWDEGTDPKVLEQIDAALDVYKKLGATVEQVSLPTLKHAVEVYYVIASSEASSNLQRYDGVRYGFRAKDVKNIKELFVNSRSEGFGDEVKRRIMLGTFALSAGAYDAYFKKAAEVRTIFINELSDVLSKYNLIAGPVTTTTAFGINEKIDDPVAMYMNDILTIPANLAGLPAASVPAGLADGMPVGLQLMANKFDEQSIFNAAYALQEENKFYEQIPTALKGED
- the gatB gene encoding Asp-tRNA(Asn)/Glu-tRNA(Gln) amidotransferase subunit GatB, producing the protein MNFETTIGLEVHVELKTKSKMFSPSPVAYGAEPNSNTNVIDFGFPGVLPSVNKGGYRLGVMVALALNASIEQHTHFDRKNYFYPDNPKAYQLTQHERPLGHDGWIEVEVGGKKKKIGVEELHVEEDAGKNTHVGGNSFVDLNRQGTPLIEIVSKADMHSPEEAYAYLEKLRQIVQFTGASDVKMEEGSMRVDTNISITPVGSDKLGTKVELKNLNSFNYVKLGLAYEEKRQAAILKNGGTIGQETRRFDEKTGETFLMRVKSGADDYRYFPEPDLPAFNIDPSWIKEIQDSLPEPAEKRRARYINELGIPEYDAGVLTDTKEMSDFFDETVKYDANPKLVSNWLMGEVNAYLNEKKVGLLETSLTPEHLAKMINLISDGTISSKIAKKVFQETISNGTEPEGWVKEKGLVQESDPAVLTPMIVEILDNNQQSIDDFKNGKDRAVGFLIGQIMKQTHGQANPKVVNKILMQELNSR
- a CDS encoding diacylglycerol kinase; translation: MRARLIYNPTSGHESLPNNVGDILNVLEQAGYEASAYRTTAKKRSALKEARRVAQEGFDLVVAAGGDGTINEVVNGIADLDKRPEMAIIPAGTTNDYARALKIPRDDVVEAAKVVLKKQKLDVDIGQAGDNYFINIAGGGSMTELTYEVPSAYKSILGYLAYLVKGAEMLPRISPIDMHIEYDDGVFDGKATMFLIGLTNSIGGMEQIAPNSVIGDGTFSLIIVKETNLRDLVHLITLVLNGGRHVDNPKIIYTKTKEITVKANDDNRIMINLDGEYGGDAPMVFKNLHNHVRMYANVDSIPLKSLDSTQEEKDVGEKIIEEEKKLD
- the rlmD gene encoding 23S rRNA (uracil(1939)-C(5))-methyltransferase RlmD — protein: MDKPNIKKNDKLELTISDLSYEGKGVAKVDDFTLFVDNALPDETVNAVVTKVGKSYGFAKALDIIKKSPYRVEDIDNVYVRTGIAPLSHLAYSQQLLFKQNQIATGFSKAHLDVKVNETLGMEDPFHYRNKAQVPVRQIDGKLTTGFYRRHSHELIPMEDFLIQDPKIDAEILRVRDILCKYKVKGYDEENHKGQIRTIMVRRAYYTGEIMIVLVSRVRDISHYKDITREILANPDVKSVFLNINEKQTNVILGKQMMLLGGSKYIDDTLLGHTYRISPRSFYQVNPTQTQRLYQLAIDKADLKGNETVVDAYSGIGTIGLSLADKAKKVTGIEVIEDAVKDAQQNAEINGIKNTDFIVGKTEFVLNDWAKDKRKVDVLMVDPPRKGLAASLIDSINNIKPRRIVYISCNPATLTRDLKALSDKYDITDTTPVDMFPMTNHIESVTQLNLK